In a genomic window of Rhinolophus ferrumequinum isolate MPI-CBG mRhiFer1 chromosome 2, mRhiFer1_v1.p, whole genome shotgun sequence:
- the NFKBIZ gene encoding NF-kappa-B inhibitor zeta isoform X1, whose protein sequence is MIVDKLLDDGRGGEGLRDAAGDCGLMTSPLNLAYFYGASPPAAAPGACDAGCSASGPSAPGSPGSDSSDFSSASSVSSCGAVESRPRGGAGAERLQVEPHMGVGRQQRGPFQGVRVKNSVKELLLHIRSHKQKSSGQPVDDFKTQGVNREQFTELMNAVSYSGKRKGPESSDGSACKRPASLHTQVLTPPQTPTPAESMEDVHHNESKQDSSADLLQNIINIKNECNPVSLNTVQVSWMSPVVVPQNSPREQCQDFHGGQVFSPPQKYQPFQVSSSPHMMDQASMYQYPQNQNMQQQQPQHYTHNPTLEYNPYSRTSQSPNYEPNLFDSQEPQFCPNQSFASLLSSHGECENIAAPVQTSPSVQQQNDAHLQNFSVMPHSASEAMLGHEAGSVPLSTSLPFQNIIGNPMNTTQLGKSFFQWQVEQEESKLANICQDQFLSKDADGDTFLHIAVAQGRRALSYVLARKMNALHMLDIKEHNGQSAFQVAVAANQHLIVQDLVNLGAQVNTTDCWGRTPLHVCAEKGHSQVLQAIQKGAAMSNQFVDLEATNYDGLTPLHCAVVAHNAVVHELQRNQQPHSPEVQELLLKNKSLVDTIKCLIQMGAAVEAKDRKSGRTALHLAAEEANLELIRLFLELPSCLSFVNAKAYNGNTALHVAASLQYRVTQLDAVRLLMRKGADPSTRNLENEQPVHLVPDGPVGEQMVLYYLWGLNNFTRLNFCR, encoded by the exons ATGATCGTGGACAAGCTGCTGGACGACGGCCGCGGCGGAGAGGGGCTGCGGGACGCGGCCGGCGACTGCGGCCTCATGACCAGCCCGCTCAACCTGGCCTACTTCTACGGCGCGTCCCCACCCGCCGCGGCCCCGGGCGCCTGCGACGCCGGCTGCTCGGCGTCGGGGCCGTCGGCGCCCGGCTCGCCCGGCTCCGACTCCTCCGACTTCTCCTCCGCCTCGTCCGTGTCGTCCTGCGGGGCGGTGGAGTCCCGGCCGAGAGGCGGCGCTGGCGCGGAGCGGCTGCAAG TTGAGCCCCATATGGGGGTTGGAAGGCAGCAAAGAGGGCCTTTTCAAGGTGTTCGTGTCAAGAACTCGGTGAAAGAACTCTTGCTGCACATCCGAAGTCATAAACAGAAGTCTTCTGGTCAACCCGTGGATGATTTTAAG acaCAAGGTGTGAACAGAGAGCAATTCACAG AATTGATGAACGCAGTATCATAtagtgggaaaaggaaaggacCTGAGTCGTCTGATGGATCAGCTTGCAAAAGGCCAGCTTCCTTACATACCCAGGTTTTG acaCCACCTCAAACACCAACGCCTGCGGAGAGCATGGAAGATGTTCACCACAATGAATCCAAACAGGACAGCAGTGCCGATCTGCTTCAGAACATTATCAACATCAAGAATGAATGCAACCCGGTTTCCCTGAATACTGTCCAAGTTAGCTGGATGAGCCCCGTGGTGGTCCCTCAGAACTCTCCCCGAGAGCAGTGTCAGGACTTCCACGGAGGCCAGGTCTTCTCTCCACCTCAGAAATACCAGCCATTCCAAGTCAGCAGCTCCCCACACATGATGGATCAGGCTTCCATGTACCAGTATCCTCAGAACCAGAACATGCAGCAGCAGCAACCGCAGCACTACACCCACAACCCAACTCTGGAATACAACCCTTATTCCAGAACTTCCCAGTCCCCCAACTATGAACCAAACCTCTTTGATAGTCAAGAACCACAGTTCTGCCCAAATCAAAGTTTTGCATCCCTTCTAAGTAGTCATGGGGAATGTGAGAATATTGCTGCTCCCGTTCAGACTTCCCCCAGTGTTCAGCAACAAAATGATGCCCACCTGCAAAACTTCAGCGTGATGCCACATAGTGCCAGTGAGGCCATGCTAGGGCATGAGGCAGGCTCTGTCCCTTTAAGCACTTCACTGCCATTCCAGAACATCATCGGAAACCCAATGAACACCACACAGTTAGGGAAGTCATTTTTTCAGTGGCAAGTAGAACAGGAGGAAAGCAAGTTGGCAAATATCTGCCAGGACCAGTTCCTTTCAAAGGATGCAGATGGTGACAC GTTCCTCCATATTGCCGTTGCCCAAGGGAGAAGGGCACTTTCCTATGTCCTTGCAAGGAAGATGAATGCGCTTCACATGCTGGATATTAAAGAGCATAATGGACAG AGTGCCTTTCAGGTGGCAGTGGCTGCCAATCAGCATCTCATTGTGCAGGATCTGGTGAACCTTGGGGCCCAGGTGAACACCACCGACTGCTGGGGGAGAACCCCTCTGCACGTCTGTGCTGAGAAGGGCCACTCACAGGTGCTGCAG gCAATTCAGAAGGGTGCGGCAATGAGCAATCAGTTTGTGGATCTTGAAGCCACTAACTATGACG GCCTGACTCCTCTACACTGTGCGGTTGTGGCCCATAATGCTGTGGTGCACGAGCTCCAGCGAAACCAACAGCCTCACTCACCTGAAGTTCAGGAACTTTTACTGAAGAACAAGAGTCTGGTTGACACCATTAAGTGTCTGATTCAAATGGGAGCAGCAGTGGAAGCCAAG GATCGTAAAAGTGGCCGCACAGCCCTGCATTTGGCAGCTGAGGAAGCCAATCTGGAACTCATTCGCCTCTTTTTGGAGCTGCCCAGTTGTCTGTCTTTTGTGAATGCAAAG GCTTACAATGGAAACACTGCCTTGCATGTTGCTGCCAGCCTGCAGTATCGGGTGACACAGCTGGATGCAGTCCGTCTGTTGATGAGGAAGGGAGCCGACCCAAGTACTCGGAACTTGGAGAACGAACAGCCAGTGCATTTGGTTCCTGACGGCCCTGTGGGAGAGCAG ATGGTGCTATATTATCTGTGGGGGTTGAATAATTTCACGCGACTGAACTTTTGCAGATGA
- the NFKBIZ gene encoding NF-kappa-B inhibitor zeta isoform X2, translating into MIVDKLLDDGRGGEGLRDAAGDCGLMTSPLNLAYFYGASPPAAAPGACDAGCSASGPSAPGSPGSDSSDFSSASSVSSCGAVESRPRGGAGAERLQVEPHMGVGRQQRGPFQGVRVKNSVKELLLHIRSHKQKSSGQPVDDFKTQGVNREQFTELMNAVSYSGKRKGPESSDGSACKRPASLHTQVLTPPQTPTPAESMEDVHHNESKQDSSADLLQNIINIKNECNPVSLNTVQVSWMSPVVVPQNSPREQCQDFHGGQVFSPPQKYQPFQVSSSPHMMDQASMYQYPQNQNMQQQQPQHYTHNPTLEYNPYSRTSQSPNYEPNLFDSQEPQFCPNQSFASLLSSHGECENIAAPVQTSPSVQQQNDAHLQNFSVMPHSASEAMLGHEAGSVPLSTSLPFQNIIGNPMNTTQLGKSFFQWQVEQEESKLANICQDQFLSKDADGDTFLHIAVAQGRRALSYVLARKMNALHMLDIKEHNGQSAFQVAVAANQHLIVQDLVNLGAQVNTTDCWGRTPLHVCAEKGHSQVLQAIQKGAAMSNQFVDLEATNYDGLTPLHCAVVAHNAVVHELQRNQQPHSPEVQELLLKNKSLVDTIKCLIQMGAAVEAKDRKSGRTALHLAAEEANLELIRLFLELPSCLSFVNAKAYNGNTALHVAASLQYRVTQLDAVRLLMRKGADPSTRNLENEQPVHLVPDGPVGEQIRRILKGKSIQQRAPPY; encoded by the exons ATGATCGTGGACAAGCTGCTGGACGACGGCCGCGGCGGAGAGGGGCTGCGGGACGCGGCCGGCGACTGCGGCCTCATGACCAGCCCGCTCAACCTGGCCTACTTCTACGGCGCGTCCCCACCCGCCGCGGCCCCGGGCGCCTGCGACGCCGGCTGCTCGGCGTCGGGGCCGTCGGCGCCCGGCTCGCCCGGCTCCGACTCCTCCGACTTCTCCTCCGCCTCGTCCGTGTCGTCCTGCGGGGCGGTGGAGTCCCGGCCGAGAGGCGGCGCTGGCGCGGAGCGGCTGCAAG TTGAGCCCCATATGGGGGTTGGAAGGCAGCAAAGAGGGCCTTTTCAAGGTGTTCGTGTCAAGAACTCGGTGAAAGAACTCTTGCTGCACATCCGAAGTCATAAACAGAAGTCTTCTGGTCAACCCGTGGATGATTTTAAG acaCAAGGTGTGAACAGAGAGCAATTCACAG AATTGATGAACGCAGTATCATAtagtgggaaaaggaaaggacCTGAGTCGTCTGATGGATCAGCTTGCAAAAGGCCAGCTTCCTTACATACCCAGGTTTTG acaCCACCTCAAACACCAACGCCTGCGGAGAGCATGGAAGATGTTCACCACAATGAATCCAAACAGGACAGCAGTGCCGATCTGCTTCAGAACATTATCAACATCAAGAATGAATGCAACCCGGTTTCCCTGAATACTGTCCAAGTTAGCTGGATGAGCCCCGTGGTGGTCCCTCAGAACTCTCCCCGAGAGCAGTGTCAGGACTTCCACGGAGGCCAGGTCTTCTCTCCACCTCAGAAATACCAGCCATTCCAAGTCAGCAGCTCCCCACACATGATGGATCAGGCTTCCATGTACCAGTATCCTCAGAACCAGAACATGCAGCAGCAGCAACCGCAGCACTACACCCACAACCCAACTCTGGAATACAACCCTTATTCCAGAACTTCCCAGTCCCCCAACTATGAACCAAACCTCTTTGATAGTCAAGAACCACAGTTCTGCCCAAATCAAAGTTTTGCATCCCTTCTAAGTAGTCATGGGGAATGTGAGAATATTGCTGCTCCCGTTCAGACTTCCCCCAGTGTTCAGCAACAAAATGATGCCCACCTGCAAAACTTCAGCGTGATGCCACATAGTGCCAGTGAGGCCATGCTAGGGCATGAGGCAGGCTCTGTCCCTTTAAGCACTTCACTGCCATTCCAGAACATCATCGGAAACCCAATGAACACCACACAGTTAGGGAAGTCATTTTTTCAGTGGCAAGTAGAACAGGAGGAAAGCAAGTTGGCAAATATCTGCCAGGACCAGTTCCTTTCAAAGGATGCAGATGGTGACAC GTTCCTCCATATTGCCGTTGCCCAAGGGAGAAGGGCACTTTCCTATGTCCTTGCAAGGAAGATGAATGCGCTTCACATGCTGGATATTAAAGAGCATAATGGACAG AGTGCCTTTCAGGTGGCAGTGGCTGCCAATCAGCATCTCATTGTGCAGGATCTGGTGAACCTTGGGGCCCAGGTGAACACCACCGACTGCTGGGGGAGAACCCCTCTGCACGTCTGTGCTGAGAAGGGCCACTCACAGGTGCTGCAG gCAATTCAGAAGGGTGCGGCAATGAGCAATCAGTTTGTGGATCTTGAAGCCACTAACTATGACG GCCTGACTCCTCTACACTGTGCGGTTGTGGCCCATAATGCTGTGGTGCACGAGCTCCAGCGAAACCAACAGCCTCACTCACCTGAAGTTCAGGAACTTTTACTGAAGAACAAGAGTCTGGTTGACACCATTAAGTGTCTGATTCAAATGGGAGCAGCAGTGGAAGCCAAG GATCGTAAAAGTGGCCGCACAGCCCTGCATTTGGCAGCTGAGGAAGCCAATCTGGAACTCATTCGCCTCTTTTTGGAGCTGCCCAGTTGTCTGTCTTTTGTGAATGCAAAG GCTTACAATGGAAACACTGCCTTGCATGTTGCTGCCAGCCTGCAGTATCGGGTGACACAGCTGGATGCAGTCCGTCTGTTGATGAGGAAGGGAGCCGACCCAAGTACTCGGAACTTGGAGAACGAACAGCCAGTGCATTTGGTTCCTGACGGCCCTGTGGGAGAGCAG ATCCGACGCATCCTGAAGGGGAAGTCCATTCAGCAGAGAGCTCCACCATACTAG